Proteins encoded together in one Olsenella timonensis window:
- a CDS encoding dihydroxyacetone kinase subunit L, whose protein sequence is MDKLTVAEIPEMFEKVAEIFAEKKDELCAMDAAMGDGDLGLTMSKGYGALPGFLRETAAEGEIGKQMMKAGMKMQNEVPSTMGTLMSSGIMQAGKAFKGKTELAAADLATYVTAFAEGIKKRGKCELGDRTILDSVDAGAKKAAALVESNPDATFAEVITAAVDGAGEGVEATKDMVPKFGKAAVHAAKAKGVADQGALAGYYMLLGLKNYFVA, encoded by the coding sequence ATGGACAAGCTGACCGTTGCCGAGATTCCGGAGATGTTCGAGAAGGTCGCCGAGATCTTCGCCGAGAAGAAGGACGAGCTGTGCGCCATGGACGCCGCGATGGGCGACGGCGACCTCGGCCTCACGATGAGCAAGGGCTACGGTGCCCTGCCGGGCTTCCTGCGCGAGACCGCAGCGGAGGGCGAGATCGGCAAGCAGATGATGAAGGCCGGCATGAAGATGCAGAACGAGGTCCCCTCGACGATGGGCACCCTCATGAGCTCCGGCATCATGCAGGCCGGCAAGGCGTTCAAGGGCAAGACCGAGCTCGCCGCCGCCGACCTCGCCACCTACGTCACCGCCTTCGCTGAGGGCATCAAGAAGCGCGGCAAGTGCGAGCTCGGGGACCGCACCATCCTCGACTCCGTTGACGCCGGCGCCAAGAAGGCCGCCGCGCTCGTCGAGAGCAACCCCGATGCCACCTTCGCCGAGGTCATTACCGCTGCGGTCGACGGCGCGGGGGAGGGCGTCGAGGCCACCAAGGACATGGTGCCCAAGTTCGGCAAGGCCGCCGTGCACGCGGCCAAGGCCAAGGGCGTCGCGGACCAGGGCGCGCTCGCTGGCTACTACATGCTGCTCGGCCTGAAAAACTACTTCGTCGCCTAA
- a CDS encoding dihydroxyacetone kinase family protein — MLYNDPKTFREDMLKGYVAAYPDYVVEVPGGVARATKMAEGKIAVINGGGSGHYPAFCGIVGDGFMDATVVGNVFTSPSTEDVLGVARSVDQGTGIFIVGGNYAGDKMNFNMARDRLVEAGVDCRTFYITDDVASAAPEEVEKRRGNVGTFMVFKAAGAAAAAGVSFDELVRITEKANDRTRTMSMGFRGCTLPGGDEPLFHVPQGKMEVGQGIHGEPGVGEADLASADEVAELLVERVLAEAPADDSKRVAVILDGLGSTKYEELFVVWGTVRRLLEDRGYTLVEPLVGEYVTSLDMEGIALAVEYLDEELEAYWSAPCDTASFRKGASSMAAGERKVYAELSEQVDAFERGSEASERAADYIVDAFARMQSAIADAEEDLAKIDGVAGDGDHGRGMVKGSTFAAEAARDARERGAAAGSVLREAGRAWAAKAGGTSGVLWGSALEAAGAIVGDQAESYDAAVAAKAVRAAYEKMLSLGGAHRGDKTMLDALIPFGEALEAAAGEGKSLEEAWAAAAEVAQKAAEDTATMVPKVGRARPAAERSLGTPDAGAVSMALCIRTVLPG; from the coding sequence ATGCTCTACAACGACCCCAAGACGTTCCGCGAGGACATGCTCAAGGGCTACGTGGCGGCCTACCCCGACTACGTGGTGGAGGTTCCCGGGGGCGTCGCGCGCGCGACCAAGATGGCGGAGGGCAAGATCGCCGTCATCAACGGCGGCGGATCCGGCCACTATCCCGCGTTCTGCGGCATCGTCGGTGACGGCTTCATGGACGCCACCGTGGTGGGCAACGTCTTCACCTCTCCGTCCACCGAGGACGTGCTCGGCGTGGCCCGCTCCGTCGACCAGGGCACGGGCATCTTCATCGTGGGCGGCAACTACGCCGGCGACAAGATGAACTTCAACATGGCGCGCGACCGCCTCGTCGAAGCCGGCGTCGACTGCCGTACGTTCTACATCACCGACGACGTTGCCTCCGCCGCCCCGGAGGAGGTCGAGAAGCGCCGTGGCAACGTCGGCACCTTCATGGTCTTCAAGGCCGCCGGCGCCGCCGCCGCCGCGGGCGTCTCCTTCGACGAGCTCGTCCGCATCACCGAGAAGGCCAACGACCGAACCCGCACGATGTCGATGGGCTTCCGCGGGTGCACCCTGCCCGGAGGCGACGAGCCGCTCTTCCACGTCCCGCAGGGCAAGATGGAGGTCGGGCAGGGCATCCACGGCGAGCCGGGCGTGGGGGAGGCCGACCTCGCCAGCGCCGACGAGGTGGCCGAGCTGCTCGTCGAGCGCGTGCTCGCCGAGGCGCCCGCCGACGACTCCAAGCGCGTCGCCGTCATTCTCGACGGCCTGGGCTCCACCAAGTACGAGGAGCTCTTCGTCGTGTGGGGAACCGTCCGCAGGCTCCTGGAGGACAGGGGCTATACGCTCGTGGAGCCGCTCGTGGGCGAGTACGTGACGTCGCTCGACATGGAGGGCATCGCGCTCGCCGTCGAGTATCTCGACGAGGAGCTGGAGGCGTACTGGAGTGCGCCGTGCGACACCGCGTCGTTCCGAAAGGGCGCCAGTTCCATGGCAGCGGGGGAGCGCAAGGTCTACGCCGAGCTCTCCGAGCAGGTGGATGCCTTCGAGCGGGGGTCGGAGGCATCCGAGAGGGCGGCGGACTACATCGTCGACGCGTTCGCGCGCATGCAGTCCGCGATCGCCGACGCCGAGGAGGACCTTGCCAAGATCGATGGCGTCGCGGGTGACGGCGACCACGGCCGCGGCATGGTGAAGGGCTCCACGTTCGCCGCCGAGGCGGCGCGGGACGCTCGCGAGCGCGGCGCGGCTGCGGGCTCCGTCCTCAGGGAGGCGGGCCGCGCCTGGGCCGCAAAAGCCGGCGGAACCTCGGGCGTGCTCTGGGGGTCCGCGCTCGAGGCCGCCGGAGCGATCGTGGGCGACCAGGCGGAGAGCTACGACGCCGCCGTCGCCGCCAAGGCCGTGAGGGCAGCCTACGAAAAGATGCTCTCGCTCGGCGGCGCGCACCGCGGCGACAAGACCATGCTCGACGCGCTGATCCCGTTCGGCGAGGCGCTCGAGGCCGCCGCCGGCGAGGGCAAGTCCCTGGAGGAGGCCTGGGCCGCCGCGGCCGAGGTCGCCCAGAAGGCCGCGGAGGACACCGCCACGATGGTGCCCAAGGTCGGCCGCGCCCGCCCCGCCGCCGAGCGCAGCCTCGGCACCCCCGACGCCGGCGCCGTCTCGATGGCCCTCTGCATAAGGACGGTGCTACCGGGCTAG
- a CDS encoding YitT family protein, translated as MRHNDSARLAAEEELTHAGVEPREAAPAYEGAPVIKAERLLTPEEERESDHVLLRRDHPSTARTAVAVNVGAILCALAYVLFQAPNNLATGGASGMAIVISTLVPALPSDAALWLVNVALVAVGLVFVERRAVIWSVVASVLLSAYVSALQALVPVSESLTGDLWIDLVCSLALVAVGTGIAYNSGASTGGTDILVMALSRHTSLPTGHAITVVNAVTACSGIALYGVRTGVYCVVGLLLETVIVNGVLNDLKQHKVCTVICRRPARVQEFVVRRLARTATVWLAYGAYSGRERSVVMTVLTRPEATRLERYLREIDPDAFVTYVNTSQITGHGFRWV; from the coding sequence ATGCGTCACAACGATTCCGCCCGGCTCGCCGCCGAGGAGGAGCTCACCCATGCCGGAGTCGAGCCGCGCGAGGCCGCGCCCGCCTACGAGGGGGCGCCCGTCATCAAGGCCGAGCGCCTGCTCACGCCCGAGGAGGAGCGCGAGAGCGACCACGTCCTTCTCCGCCGTGACCACCCGAGCACGGCGCGCACCGCCGTTGCGGTCAACGTCGGGGCCATCCTGTGCGCGCTCGCCTACGTGCTGTTCCAGGCCCCCAACAACCTTGCCACCGGAGGCGCATCGGGCATGGCCATCGTCATCTCCACGCTCGTACCCGCCCTGCCGAGCGACGCCGCGCTCTGGCTCGTGAACGTGGCTCTTGTGGCAGTCGGGCTGGTCTTCGTCGAGCGTCGCGCCGTGATCTGGAGCGTCGTGGCTTCGGTCCTGCTGTCGGCGTACGTGAGCGCGCTCCAGGCGCTGGTCCCCGTCAGCGAGTCCCTGACGGGAGACCTGTGGATCGACCTCGTGTGCTCGCTGGCCCTCGTCGCGGTGGGCACCGGCATCGCCTACAACTCCGGGGCGTCGACGGGCGGAACCGACATACTCGTCATGGCGCTCTCCCGGCACACGAGCCTGCCCACCGGCCACGCGATCACCGTCGTCAATGCCGTGACGGCGTGCTCGGGCATCGCGCTCTACGGCGTTCGGACGGGCGTCTACTGCGTGGTCGGCCTGCTGCTGGAGACGGTGATCGTGAACGGCGTGCTCAACGACCTCAAGCAGCACAAGGTCTGCACCGTCATCTGCCGCCGGCCCGCACGCGTCCAGGAGTTCGTGGTTCGCCGGCTCGCGCGCACCGCCACGGTGTGGCTCGCCTACGGCGCGTACTCGGGCAGGGAGCGCTCGGTCGTCATGACCGTGCTCACGCGCCCCGAGGCGACCAGGCTCGAGAGGTACCTGCGCGAGATAGACCCAGACGCGTTCGTGACCTACGTGAACACCTCGCAGATCACGGGGCACGGCTTCCGCTGGGTGTAA
- a CDS encoding GntR family transcriptional regulator — protein MAREPKYRLVEKTVHEMIENGTLKVGDQIPTEEELCERFGFSRMTVSKALNNLSVGSYIERVPGRGSFVTRRHVNKSVAGGASFTEDMAAIGMRAGARLISYEVVPASDAPVAAEKLRLSGGDLIHHFVRLRTGDGAPVAISDTYISAAVIPAISVECLSGSFYEYVHSLGISTSHADMELSALLPTEEQKRLLEADDIALLCSSHVTYTTIDGDSVPYEYINTYYNGNVYTYHHTM, from the coding sequence ATGGCGCGGGAGCCCAAGTACAGGCTGGTCGAGAAGACCGTTCACGAGATGATCGAGAACGGGACGCTCAAGGTAGGGGACCAAATCCCCACCGAGGAGGAGCTCTGCGAGCGGTTTGGCTTCTCGCGCATGACCGTGAGCAAGGCCCTCAACAACCTCTCCGTCGGCAGCTACATCGAGCGCGTTCCCGGCCGAGGCAGCTTCGTGACCCGGCGCCACGTGAACAAGAGCGTCGCCGGCGGCGCGAGCTTCACCGAGGACATGGCCGCGATCGGCATGAGGGCAGGCGCACGCCTCATCTCCTACGAGGTGGTGCCCGCGTCCGACGCGCCGGTTGCGGCCGAGAAGCTCCGCCTCTCGGGCGGCGACCTCATCCATCACTTCGTCCGTCTGCGCACCGGTGACGGCGCTCCGGTGGCCATCAGCGACACCTATATCTCCGCCGCGGTGATCCCCGCGATCAGCGTCGAGTGCCTGAGCGGGTCGTTCTACGAGTACGTCCACTCCCTCGGCATCTCCACCTCGCACGCGGACATGGAGCTGAGCGCGCTGCTGCCCACCGAGGAGCAGAAGCGCCTGCTCGAGGCCGACGACATCGCCCTGCTCTGCTCGTCGCACGTGACCTACACCACGATCGACGGCGACTCGGTCCCGTACGAGTACATCAACACCTACTACAACGGCAACGTCTACACGTATCACCACACCATGTAG
- a CDS encoding SIS domain-containing protein: MITKLDDPSMYGYIKDTGHALRNALAERATFCDPFVELMTTHDFKRVYFVGSGTSYNASIYISTLMQRYARVEASAAFPTRFDERDVATSGAYGPEQVLVVGVSQSGTSVSTIDVMRRAHEAGFYALALTDVMDSPVTESADSAIRLLTGKEEVHVETRGYQVSLFEGYLLAIAAGHALGTIDDAGYAQRLADAERLAEGYDGFVAQADAWYDAHAEELMAITRGFVCTYGINACTAEEAELKLNETYHKPVRGYELEEMIHGPHYALDENNYTFFVAPDGPGIERVPSFLAWYEENRVTEHVFVITNGDHAGEFGERSICFEGQIAPELTPLVMVIPLQIMACRNCINAGIDTRYRPANRTSFAHLR, encoded by the coding sequence ATGATCACCAAGCTCGATGACCCCAGCATGTACGGCTACATCAAGGACACCGGCCACGCGCTGCGCAACGCCCTTGCGGAGCGCGCCACGTTCTGCGACCCGTTCGTCGAGCTCATGACGACGCACGACTTCAAGCGCGTCTACTTCGTCGGGTCGGGCACGAGCTACAACGCCTCGATCTACATCTCCACGCTCATGCAGCGCTACGCGCGCGTCGAGGCGAGCGCCGCGTTCCCCACGCGCTTTGACGAGCGTGATGTTGCGACGAGCGGCGCCTATGGCCCCGAGCAGGTGCTCGTCGTGGGCGTCTCGCAGTCCGGCACGAGCGTCTCCACGATCGACGTCATGCGTCGCGCCCACGAGGCGGGGTTCTACGCGCTCGCCCTCACCGACGTCATGGACAGCCCGGTGACCGAGAGCGCCGACTCCGCCATCCGCCTGCTCACGGGCAAGGAGGAGGTGCACGTGGAGACGCGCGGCTACCAGGTCTCGCTCTTCGAGGGCTACCTGCTCGCCATTGCCGCGGGGCACGCCCTGGGCACGATCGACGACGCCGGCTACGCCCAGAGGCTGGCCGACGCCGAGCGCCTCGCGGAGGGGTACGACGGCTTCGTCGCCCAGGCGGATGCCTGGTACGACGCCCACGCGGAGGAGCTCATGGCCATCACGCGCGGCTTCGTCTGCACCTACGGCATCAACGCCTGCACCGCCGAGGAGGCGGAGCTCAAGCTCAACGAGACCTACCACAAGCCGGTTCGCGGCTACGAGCTGGAGGAGATGATTCACGGGCCGCACTACGCGCTCGACGAGAACAACTACACCTTCTTCGTGGCGCCCGACGGCCCCGGCATCGAGCGCGTGCCGAGCTTCCTCGCATGGTACGAGGAGAACAGGGTCACCGAGCACGTCTTCGTCATCACCAACGGCGACCACGCGGGCGAGTTCGGCGAGAGGTCCATCTGCTTCGAGGGGCAGATCGCGCCCGAGCTCACCCCGCTCGTCATGGTGATTCCGCTGCAGATCATGGCGTGCCGCAACTGCATCAACGCCGGTATCGACACGCGCTACCGCCCCGCCAACCGCACGTCGTTCGCCCACCTGCGCTAG
- a CDS encoding PTS sugar transporter subunit IIA gives MSQVLIATHSTLAEGFAQAVRFFKPDADNVHFLNGYVASTEFERELRAALGELPAGDGPVVVCTDIPGGSVNQVAMRLANEYGYLLVSGVNMPLLLELVFEDEPTYESLAQTVAGARTQLMLPLADIVAEEPGAREGGGEDEEEL, from the coding sequence ATGAGCCAGGTTCTCATCGCCACGCACTCCACGCTCGCCGAGGGCTTCGCCCAGGCCGTCCGCTTCTTCAAGCCGGACGCCGACAACGTCCACTTCCTCAACGGCTACGTGGCGAGCACCGAGTTCGAGCGCGAGCTGCGCGCGGCGCTCGGCGAGCTGCCCGCGGGCGACGGGCCCGTCGTCGTGTGCACGGACATCCCCGGGGGCTCGGTCAACCAGGTGGCGATGAGGCTCGCGAACGAGTACGGATACCTACTCGTGAGCGGCGTCAACATGCCGCTGCTGCTCGAGCTCGTCTTTGAGGACGAGCCCACGTACGAGTCGCTCGCGCAGACGGTGGCGGGCGCACGCACCCAGCTCATGCTTCCCCTCGCCGACATCGTCGCCGAGGAGCCGGGCGCGAGGGAGGGGGGAGGCGAAGACGAGGAGGAGCTCTAG
- a CDS encoding PTS sugar transporter subunit IIB codes for MIVLTRADDRLIHGLVAVAWTSHLAPETILVANDAAAADEFKKSSLKLAKPAGVKLFVKSVEKAAAALNNPINDNKKIFLVTQTVEDAKRVFDLLDDAHKFTRLNVGTAGVNKKPGEEYVAIIPQVYTTAEELAAARALHDAGVTVFGQANPTLESADFDAIERAFR; via the coding sequence ATGATCGTGCTCACCAGGGCCGACGACCGCCTCATCCACGGACTCGTCGCCGTTGCCTGGACGTCGCACCTTGCGCCCGAGACCATCCTCGTGGCCAACGACGCCGCCGCGGCGGACGAGTTCAAGAAGAGCTCCCTCAAGCTGGCGAAGCCCGCCGGCGTGAAGCTCTTTGTCAAGTCCGTCGAGAAGGCCGCCGCCGCGCTCAACAACCCGATCAACGACAACAAGAAGATCTTCCTGGTCACCCAGACCGTTGAGGACGCCAAGCGCGTGTTCGACCTCCTCGACGACGCGCACAAGTTCACGCGTCTCAACGTCGGCACCGCCGGCGTGAACAAGAAGCCCGGCGAGGAGTACGTGGCCATCATTCCGCAGGTCTATACCACGGCCGAGGAGCTCGCCGCCGCCCGTGCGCTGCACGACGCCGGCGTCACGGTCTTCGGCCAGGCCAACCCCACGCTCGAGAGCGCCGACTTCGACGCCATCGAGCGCGCGTTCAGGTAG
- a CDS encoding PTS sugar transporter subunit IIC, with protein MLQGFLVALVASLIYLESRLGGQHMLDRPIIIGPIVGLIMGDPMKGLVIGGELELVWMGLNGIGTTTPPNVVVGSALATALSISTGASYETTLALAVPIAVVAQICDIAAPIVNTFFAHQADRLAEKESYDAIDWCVWGGGVVYFLFKFVPIFLGFVLGSGVITSFVDQIPAVIQDGLNQSGNILPALGVAMLIQLTWDKKFGIFLFLGFALAAFLGVSTLGAAFFGAIAAVIYYMLSGGKTSAVAVAPSAETVVDDDDSEEL; from the coding sequence ATGCTGCAAGGATTCTTGGTCGCCCTCGTGGCGTCGCTGATCTACCTCGAGAGCCGTCTCGGTGGTCAGCACATGCTCGACCGCCCGATCATCATCGGCCCGATCGTCGGCCTCATCATGGGCGACCCGATGAAGGGCCTCGTCATTGGCGGCGAGCTCGAGCTCGTGTGGATGGGCCTCAACGGCATCGGCACCACCACGCCCCCCAACGTCGTCGTGGGATCGGCGCTCGCGACCGCGCTCTCCATCAGCACCGGCGCCTCGTACGAGACCACCCTCGCCCTCGCGGTGCCCATTGCCGTGGTCGCGCAGATCTGCGACATCGCCGCGCCGATCGTCAACACGTTCTTCGCCCACCAGGCCGACCGACTCGCCGAGAAGGAGAGCTACGACGCGATCGACTGGTGCGTCTGGGGCGGCGGCGTCGTGTACTTCCTGTTCAAGTTCGTCCCCATCTTCCTGGGCTTCGTTCTGGGCTCCGGCGTCATCACCTCGTTCGTGGACCAGATCCCCGCCGTCATCCAGGACGGCCTCAACCAGTCCGGCAACATCCTGCCCGCCCTCGGCGTGGCCATGCTGATCCAGCTCACCTGGGACAAGAAGTTCGGCATCTTCCTGTTCCTCGGCTTCGCCCTCGCCGCGTTCCTGGGCGTGAGCACCCTCGGCGCCGCGTTCTTCGGCGCCATCGCGGCCGTCATCTACTACATGCTGAGCGGCGGCAAGACCTCCGCCGTCGCGGTCGCCCCGTCCGCCGAGACCGTCGTCGACGACGATGACAGTGAGGAGCTCTAA
- a CDS encoding PTS system mannose/fructose/sorbose family transporter subunit IID has translation MAEEKKISAKALRRVFWRHYQLLGCFNYERQMSTGYGYTMMPALKELYKDDPKGMKEAVKRHLEFFNCATSTSPFIIGLTCAMEEQNASEPEEYDAGSITSVKAALMGPLAGIGDSFFWGTFRVIGAGIGAPLAVAGNVLGPIIYAILNVIPSEIVRRWGFKIGYSGGSKFLERISSDGTLQKVTEAARIMGLMVIGAMIPSMVLLTLNATIDINGAQVVLQDVLDQICPYILPLGLVGGCYKLLKSGRSGTAVMFGLLVLGIILAACGLV, from the coding sequence ATGGCAGAAGAGAAGAAGATCAGCGCCAAGGCCCTCCGCCGCGTCTTCTGGCGTCACTACCAGCTGCTCGGCTGCTTCAACTACGAGCGGCAGATGTCCACCGGCTACGGCTACACCATGATGCCGGCCCTGAAGGAGCTCTACAAGGACGACCCGAAGGGCATGAAGGAGGCCGTGAAGCGCCACCTCGAGTTCTTCAACTGCGCGACGTCCACCTCGCCGTTCATCATCGGCCTCACCTGCGCGATGGAGGAGCAGAACGCGTCCGAGCCGGAGGAGTACGATGCCGGCTCCATCACCTCGGTCAAGGCGGCGCTCATGGGCCCGCTCGCCGGAATCGGCGACTCGTTCTTCTGGGGGACGTTCCGCGTGATCGGTGCCGGCATCGGTGCGCCGCTCGCCGTGGCGGGCAACGTCCTCGGCCCGATCATCTACGCGATTCTCAACGTGATCCCGTCCGAGATCGTGCGTCGCTGGGGCTTCAAGATCGGCTACAGCGGCGGCTCCAAGTTCCTCGAGCGCATCTCGAGCGACGGCACGCTCCAGAAGGTCACCGAGGCGGCGCGCATCATGGGCCTCATGGTCATCGGCGCCATGATCCCCTCGATGGTCCTGCTCACCCTCAACGCCACGATCGACATCAACGGCGCCCAGGTCGTGCTCCAGGACGTCCTCGACCAGATCTGCCCGTACATCCTCCCGCTCGGTCTCGTCGGCGGCTGCTACAAGCTGCTCAAGAGCGGCCGGTCGGGCACGGCGGTCATGTTCGGCCTGCTCGTCCTGGGCATCATCCTTGCTGCCTGCGGGCTGGTGTAG
- a CDS encoding HAD family phosphatase yields the protein MVKAVLFDMDGVLAFTERYYRQRRVEYLRGQGIELSGADDWTGVHDDESWRRCVPDDAVLRERLRAGYDRFAAERPTPWAELGNRHAHPTFVALRGRGVRTAICSSSPRPLIKECMGALDIDGLTDYFISGDECVGHKPDPEIYLRAMRRLAVRPEEAIVVEDSPTGIRAGKAAGALVCALRQPDGTPLDQREADVVLDDLFELVDLIA from the coding sequence GTGGTCAAGGCGGTGCTGTTCGACATGGACGGGGTGCTGGCGTTCACCGAGCGGTACTACCGGCAGCGCCGCGTGGAGTACCTGCGCGGCCAGGGCATCGAGCTGTCCGGTGCCGACGACTGGACCGGTGTGCATGACGACGAGTCCTGGCGGCGCTGCGTGCCGGACGATGCTGTGCTGCGCGAGCGTCTGCGCGCCGGGTACGACCGATTCGCGGCCGAGCGCCCCACGCCGTGGGCCGAGCTCGGCAACCGGCATGCCCACCCCACCTTCGTCGCGCTGCGCGGTCGCGGCGTGCGAACCGCGATCTGCTCGTCATCGCCCCGCCCCCTCATCAAGGAGTGCATGGGCGCGCTCGACATCGACGGGCTGACCGACTACTTCATCAGCGGCGACGAGTGCGTCGGCCACAAGCCGGACCCGGAGATCTACCTCCGCGCGATGAGGCGCCTCGCGGTGCGTCCGGAGGAGGCGATCGTGGTGGAGGACTCGCCGACCGGCATCCGCGCGGGCAAGGCCGCGGGGGCCCTCGTATGCGCGCTGCGCCAGCCCGACGGGACCCCTCTCGACCAGCGGGAGGCGGACGTCGTGCTCGACGACCTCTTCGAGCTCGTCGACCTAATCGCCTGA